A single window of uncultured Methanospirillum sp. DNA harbors:
- a CDS encoding YkgJ family cysteine cluster protein has product MRDPRPRLWSSQEKLSHFTGYIHSSSSCREDRNISFECQQCGECCSYLGQVFHIIKTLDQYTFQIENQYTGQKHVVTVSPLLRHLYDDHSIFSERPEACPFFRRNDQDGLYYCTVHLTRPEICQEYGCWRYLFLDESGNRAGRVMQSRHLHAESPYLREIWDTCVRELHEPDDAVWDQKMCDIVKKAGFQIRS; this is encoded by the coding sequence ATGCGAGATCCCAGACCCCGGTTATGGTCGTCACAGGAAAAATTATCTCACTTCACCGGATATATTCACTCTTCATCTTCATGCAGGGAGGACAGAAATATTTCATTTGAGTGTCAGCAATGTGGTGAATGCTGCAGTTACCTGGGCCAGGTCTTTCACATCATAAAAACCCTCGATCAATACACATTCCAGATTGAGAACCAGTATACCGGACAGAAGCATGTGGTCACTGTCTCACCTCTATTGCGTCATCTCTACGATGACCATTCCATTTTCTCCGAACGTCCCGAAGCCTGTCCGTTCTTCAGGAGAAATGATCAGGACGGGCTCTACTACTGCACCGTTCATCTGACAAGACCGGAGATCTGTCAGGAGTATGGATGCTGGCGGTATCTCTTTCTCGATGAATCAGGCAACCGGGCAGGACGAGTGATGCAGAGCAGGCATCTCCATGCAGAGAGTCCGTATCTCAGAGAGATCTGGGATACGTGTGTACGTGAACTTCATGAACCTGATGATGCAGTCTGGGATCAGAAGATGTGTGATATCGTGAAAAAAGCCGGATTTCAGATCAGATCGTAG